Proteins from a genomic interval of Polaribacter sp. Q13:
- a CDS encoding SPOR domain-containing protein produces MNLATYINDLLYRYDCVIVPDFGGFVTNRIGAKANNFTHTFTPPTKQVTFNSLLKHNDGLLANYIASAENISFEKASTAISLSVIKWQNELQSSSVQIDNLGVLSLNEEKQIIFEPNMAVNYLTASFGLDTVTSSAISRYKEQVKPLIPVSIKEDKKGIPAFIKYAATAAILLTLGFAGYSGYENNQQKVNLANQEKAIQKKIQSATFVISNPLPTINLNVVKEIAKPYHIIAGAFQFAENAQKKVDELKAKGYNAKIIGVNKWGLTQVTFNSYSDRNEATNNLYKIQKTTSKDAWLLIEKLD; encoded by the coding sequence ATGAATTTAGCGACTTACATAAACGATTTACTTTACAGATACGATTGCGTAATTGTACCAGATTTTGGAGGATTTGTAACCAATAGAATTGGTGCAAAAGCCAATAATTTTACACATACTTTTACTCCACCTACTAAACAGGTTACGTTTAATAGTTTGTTAAAACATAACGATGGTTTATTAGCTAATTATATTGCTTCTGCCGAAAACATTTCTTTTGAAAAAGCATCTACTGCTATTTCATTGTCTGTAATTAAATGGCAAAATGAACTACAATCTAGCTCGGTACAAATTGATAATTTGGGTGTGTTATCTTTAAATGAAGAAAAACAAATTATTTTTGAACCTAACATGGCCGTTAACTATTTAACAGCGTCTTTTGGTTTAGACACCGTAACATCTTCTGCTATTTCTAGATATAAAGAACAAGTAAAACCTTTAATTCCTGTTTCTATAAAAGAAGATAAAAAAGGAATTCCTGCATTTATAAAATACGCTGCAACTGCCGCAATTTTATTAACATTAGGCTTTGCGGGTTATAGTGGTTATGAAAATAATCAACAAAAAGTAAACTTAGCAAATCAAGAAAAAGCTATTCAGAAAAAAATACAGTCTGCAACTTTTGTTATTTCTAATCCTTTACCAACTATTAACTTAAACGTTGTTAAAGAAATAGCAAAACCATACCACATTATTGCCGGTGCTTTTCAATTTGCAGAAAATGCACAAAAAAAAGTTGATGAATTAAAAGCAAAAGGATATAATGCTAAAATAATTGGCGTTAACAAATGGGGACTTACTCAGGTTACTTTTAACAGTTATTCTGACCGTAATGAAGCTACAAACAACCTTTATAAGATTCAAAAAACAACTTCTAAAGATGCTTGGTTACTGATTGAAAAATTAGATTAA
- a CDS encoding murein hydrolase activator EnvC has protein sequence MKSRKFYISVFILFLSVFSVFGQTRKQLEEQRKKLNYEIKQVNSLLFKEKKKVNNALEDLNDLNRKISIRAKLIATINSEARILSKEIRVNETELKELRKKLADLKEDYADMIFKSYKSKSQQSRMMFLLSSQNFHQAYKRLEYMKQYTDFRKKQGEEIVHHSNEVQAVNDSLLVQKALKDKLIVSEKDQKKEIEVDKKHQEKLLATIKKKESSYKRELQSKVKAEKRVTAQIDRKIREEIERANRIAREKLKNAPTKPKSVKKNEFILSPEAKALATKFELNKGKLPWPVSEGIVVRKFGKQPHPSFPGITVNGTGLHIVTKQGQDAQAIFNGSVLNVLVSADGRKNVLIQHGNYISSYNNLEKTYVKKGDTVVTGQKIGQIFTDKVSKKTKLIFVLFKNTTRLNPSSWILRR, from the coding sequence GTGAAAAGTAGAAAATTTTACATATCCGTTTTTATTTTATTTTTAAGTGTTTTTTCTGTTTTTGGGCAAACAAGAAAACAACTAGAGGAGCAGCGTAAAAAACTTAATTATGAAATTAAGCAGGTAAATTCGTTACTTTTTAAAGAAAAGAAAAAAGTAAATAATGCGCTAGAAGACTTAAATGATTTAAATAGAAAAATAAGTATTAGGGCTAAATTAATTGCTACAATTAACTCAGAAGCTAGAATTTTATCAAAAGAGATTCGTGTTAATGAAACAGAGTTAAAGGAATTAAGAAAGAAGTTAGCAGATCTAAAAGAAGATTATGCAGATATGATTTTTAAATCATACAAAAGTAAATCTCAACAAAGTAGAATGATGTTTTTACTTTCTTCACAGAATTTTCATCAAGCCTATAAAAGGTTAGAGTATATGAAGCAGTATACTGATTTTAGAAAAAAACAAGGAGAAGAGATTGTGCATCACTCAAATGAAGTACAAGCTGTAAATGATTCTTTATTAGTTCAAAAAGCCTTAAAAGACAAATTAATAGTGTCTGAAAAGGATCAAAAAAAGGAAATTGAAGTTGATAAAAAACATCAGGAAAAATTATTAGCTACCATCAAGAAAAAAGAAAGTAGTTATAAAAGAGAGCTTCAAAGTAAGGTAAAAGCAGAGAAAAGAGTTACTGCCCAGATAGATAGGAAAATTCGAGAAGAAATTGAACGCGCCAACAGAATAGCAAGAGAAAAATTAAAGAACGCGCCAACGAAACCAAAGTCTGTTAAAAAGAATGAGTTTATTTTAAGTCCGGAAGCGAAGGCTTTGGCAACAAAATTCGAGCTAAATAAAGGGAAATTACCTTGGCCAGTAAGCGAAGGTATTGTGGTTAGAAAATTTGGTAAACAGCCTCATCCATCATTTCCGGGGATTACTGTAAACGGCACCGGTTTGCATATTGTTACTAAGCAAGGGCAAGATGCGCAAGCTATTTTTAACGGAAGCGTGTTAAATGTTTTGGTAAGTGCAGATGGTAGAAAAAATGTTTTAATTCAGCATGGTAATTATATTTCATCATACAATAATTTAGAAAAAACGTATGTTAAGAAAGGAGATACTGTTGTGACAGGTCAAAAAATTGGTCAGATTTTTACGGATAAAGTTTCTAAAAAAACAAAATTAATCTTTGTGTTATTTAAAAATACAACACGTTTAAACCCTTCTTCTTGGATTTTAAGAAGGTAA
- a CDS encoding mechanosensitive ion channel domain-containing protein produces the protein MELYKYKIIYSIAIFITAVLTRLLITNSLKKIQTKFGFQKARIIVTNKIVSVLIYITIIVVISFIWGVDEKQLLVYVSSFLTILGIAFFAQWSILSNITAGLILFINYPVKIGDTITILEKDNNITGEIRDIGAFFITLRTPEKELITLPNAIILQKNIKYSPQPDN, from the coding sequence ATGGAGTTGTACAAATATAAAATCATTTACTCAATTGCAATTTTTATAACTGCCGTTTTAACACGTTTATTAATTACCAATTCTTTAAAGAAAATTCAAACAAAATTCGGATTTCAAAAAGCTAGAATTATAGTAACTAATAAAATTGTTTCTGTACTTATTTATATCACTATAATTGTTGTTATCTCTTTTATTTGGGGTGTTGATGAAAAACAACTACTCGTTTACGTTTCTTCTTTTTTAACTATTTTAGGTATTGCTTTTTTTGCACAATGGTCTATACTTTCTAACATTACAGCAGGCTTAATTTTATTTATAAACTATCCTGTAAAAATTGGTGATACCATAACAATTTTAGAAAAAGACAATAATATTACGGGTGAAATTAGAGATATTGGCGCATTTTTTATCACTTTAAGAACACCAGAAAAAGAATTAATTACACTACCGAACGCTATTATTCTTCAAAAAAATATTAAATATTCTCCACAACCAGACAATTAA
- a CDS encoding ABC-F family ATP-binding cassette domain-containing protein, which produces MNYLSVENISKSYGERILFEDISFGISKDQKVAFVAKNGSGKTSILNIIAGLDVPDSGQVVSRKGISIAYLAQKDNLNAELTIEETIFATDNKILSIVNQYEKALLNLDDTDAYQAAFEQMEHYNAWDFETQYRQILSKLKLDDLTLKVGALSGGQRKRLSLAIVLINKPDLLILDEPTNHLDLEMIEWLEAFFAKEKITLFMVTHDRYFLERVCNEILELDEGKIYKYKGNYSYYLQNKEERLALEATNLGKAKSLFKKELEWMRKQPKARTTKSKSRTDDFYQIKEKAHQRRQDHQVQLEINMERLGSKILELHKVSKSFGDKKILDGFDYVFKRGERVGIIGKNGTGKSSFLNIITETAPVDSGKVILGETVKYGYYTQAGINIKEGQKVIDVVKEFGEFIPLTKGRKISASQLLERFLFDKKKQYDFVEKLSGGEQKRLYLCAVLIQNPNFLILDEPTNDLDVVTLNVLENFLLDYPGNLLVVSHDRYFMDKIVDALFVFRGEGIVENFPGNYSDFRAYDDGSALTEIVPKLIEKKVEKKATKNTLSFNEKREFGALEGDIERLQRRKETIEKQFLNVEIAPDDIAKKSEELQETITNLEQKEERWLELSMKLED; this is translated from the coding sequence GTGAATTATTTATCAGTTGAAAATATCTCTAAATCTTATGGAGAACGTATCTTGTTTGAAGACATCTCTTTTGGAATTAGTAAAGATCAAAAAGTTGCTTTCGTAGCTAAAAATGGAAGTGGAAAAACCTCTATCTTAAATATTATTGCGGGTTTAGATGTTCCAGACTCCGGACAAGTTGTAAGTAGAAAAGGAATTTCTATTGCTTACTTGGCTCAAAAGGATAACTTAAATGCTGAGTTAACCATAGAAGAAACCATATTTGCAACGGATAATAAAATTCTTTCTATTGTTAATCAATACGAAAAAGCTTTATTAAACCTAGATGATACAGATGCCTACCAAGCTGCTTTTGAGCAAATGGAGCATTACAATGCTTGGGATTTTGAAACGCAATACAGACAAATTTTATCTAAATTAAAATTAGACGATTTAACTTTAAAAGTAGGTGCGCTTTCTGGAGGACAAAGAAAACGTTTGTCTTTAGCCATTGTTTTAATTAATAAACCCGATTTATTAATTTTAGATGAGCCAACAAATCATTTAGACCTAGAAATGATTGAATGGCTAGAAGCTTTCTTTGCCAAAGAAAAAATTACATTATTTATGGTTACCCACGACCGTTATTTCTTAGAACGTGTGTGTAACGAAATTTTAGAATTAGATGAAGGTAAAATATATAAATACAAAGGGAATTACTCTTATTATTTACAAAATAAAGAAGAACGTTTAGCTTTAGAAGCTACCAATTTAGGAAAAGCCAAAAGTTTATTTAAAAAAGAATTAGAATGGATGCGAAAGCAACCAAAGGCTAGAACTACAAAGTCTAAATCTAGAACAGATGATTTTTATCAAATAAAAGAAAAAGCGCATCAGCGTAGACAAGATCATCAAGTTCAATTAGAAATAAACATGGAGCGTTTAGGAAGTAAAATTCTTGAGCTTCATAAAGTATCTAAATCTTTTGGAGATAAGAAAATTTTAGATGGGTTCGATTATGTTTTTAAACGTGGAGAACGTGTTGGTATTATTGGTAAAAACGGAACAGGAAAATCATCTTTTCTAAATATCATTACAGAAACTGCACCTGTAGATTCTGGTAAAGTCATTTTGGGTGAAACCGTAAAATACGGTTATTATACCCAAGCAGGAATCAACATAAAAGAGGGGCAAAAAGTAATTGATGTTGTTAAAGAATTTGGAGAATTTATACCTTTAACAAAAGGAAGAAAAATTTCTGCTTCACAATTATTAGAACGCTTTTTGTTTGATAAAAAGAAACAATATGATTTTGTAGAAAAACTATCTGGAGGTGAGCAAAAACGTTTGTATTTATGTGCTGTTTTAATTCAGAATCCGAATTTCTTAATTTTAGATGAGCCAACAAATGATTTAGATGTTGTAACCTTAAATGTGTTAGAAAACTTCTTATTAGATTACCCAGGAAACCTTTTAGTAGTTTCTCATGACAGGTATTTTATGGATAAAATTGTAGACGCACTATTTGTTTTTAGAGGTGAAGGAATTGTAGAAAATTTCCCAGGAAATTACTCAGATTTCAGAGCCTATGATGATGGCTCTGCATTAACAGAAATTGTACCCAAACTAATAGAAAAAAAGGTTGAAAAAAAAGCAACTAAAAACACTTTAAGTTTTAATGAAAAAAGAGAATTTGGTGCTTTAGAAGGTGATATTGAAAGACTTCAAAGAAGAAAAGAAACCATTGAAAAGCAGTTTTTAAATGTAGAAATTGCTCCTGATGATATTGCCAAAAAATCTGAAGAGCTACAAGAAACGATCACTAATTTAGAGCAAAAAGAAGAACGTTGGTTAGAGCTTTCTATGAAATTAGAAGACTAA
- a CDS encoding acyl-CoA thioesterase, whose product MEAKTPKESLTILTDLVLPGETNYLDNLFGGELLARMDRACSIAAKRHSRRIVVTASVNHVAFNKAIPVGSVVTIEAKVSRAFNTSMEIYVDVWIEDRQSRSRTKVNEGIYTFVAVDDTGKPVVIPQVRPETDLEETRYEGALRRKELSLVLAGKLKPGDATALKALFN is encoded by the coding sequence ATGGAAGCAAAAACGCCAAAAGAATCTTTAACAATACTTACTGATTTAGTATTACCCGGTGAAACTAATTATTTAGACAACCTTTTTGGTGGAGAATTATTAGCAAGAATGGATAGAGCCTGCAGTATTGCTGCAAAAAGACACTCTAGAAGAATTGTTGTTACTGCATCTGTAAATCATGTTGCCTTTAACAAAGCAATCCCTGTAGGGAGTGTGGTAACTATAGAAGCTAAAGTTTCTAGAGCCTTTAACACCTCTATGGAAATTTATGTAGATGTTTGGATAGAAGACAGGCAATCTAGATCTAGAACTAAAGTAAACGAAGGTATTTATACTTTTGTAGCGGTAGATGATACCGGAAAACCAGTTGTTATTCCTCAAGTTAGACCAGAAACAGATTTAGAAGAAACACGTTATGAAGGTGCTTTAAGACGTAAAGAATTAAGTTTAGTTTTAGCCGGAAAACTAAAACCAGGAGATGCCACTGCTTTAAAAGCATTATTTAATTAA
- a CDS encoding DUF4292 domain-containing protein — protein MRFLKYFVVFTIVFTSCKTKKNLIDANSVAVEMSAKKVARKHIASNFDKKTVDAKLKANFNNGKLKQSISVSLKMIKDEVIWLKGTKFITVFKAKITPTTVSYYSPYAKNYFEGDFTMLKKLLGTDINFNQLQNLLLGQSLTNVKEQKQNVIIEGNSYVLSPEIQASLFDIFFSVNPSHFKLDKQSIVNSVKKQRLDIFYPSYKVVDDTVFPSEINIKAKQPGKFTDIDFIVKSVEFNKDIDASFSIPKGYKQIKL, from the coding sequence ATGAGGTTTTTAAAATATTTTGTGGTCTTTACAATTGTCTTTACATCTTGTAAAACAAAAAAGAATTTAATAGATGCAAATAGTGTTGCTGTAGAAATGTCTGCAAAAAAAGTTGCTAGAAAACATATTGCATCTAATTTTGATAAAAAAACAGTAGACGCAAAGTTGAAAGCCAATTTTAATAATGGAAAATTAAAACAAAGTATTTCGGTTAGTTTAAAAATGATAAAAGATGAGGTAATTTGGTTAAAAGGGACTAAATTTATTACGGTCTTTAAAGCTAAAATAACACCAACAACCGTAAGTTATTATTCTCCTTATGCTAAAAATTATTTTGAAGGAGATTTTACAATGTTAAAAAAGTTATTGGGGACAGATATTAATTTTAATCAGCTTCAAAATTTATTATTGGGGCAGTCTTTAACTAATGTAAAAGAGCAAAAACAAAATGTTATTATAGAGGGTAATTCATATGTTTTATCGCCAGAAATACAAGCAAGTTTATTCGATATTTTCTTTTCTGTAAACCCTTCGCACTTTAAATTAGACAAGCAATCTATTGTAAATTCAGTAAAAAAGCAACGTTTAGATATTTTTTACCCATCTTATAAAGTGGTTGATGATACTGTTTTTCCATCAGAAATTAATATAAAAGCGAAACAACCAGGTAAATTTACAGACATCGATTTTATTGTGAAATCTGTTGAGTTTAATAAAGATATAGATGCTTCTTTTTCAATTCCTAAAGGGTATAAGCAAATTAAATTATAG
- a CDS encoding lipopolysaccharide assembly protein LapB codes for MKIRIENKEHRIKRVCSSKNALFSMLFFLFSFFSFSQDSIPIAKDLTEEKELDFQQFFFKALSEKSIGNYQKAIENLESSNQIISDNVAVYFEFSKNYLLLNKTLLAKEYVERALKSEPNNIWMLKHLVKIHIKDKNFSEAIAIQQKVVEIDLNGQELLVKLYLNNKEEEKAITLMNRMQQINGLSSSFQKLKSSLEKRKNNPIVEEKTTDVASGSLEDQFKANKSYTVLKQLLLASKDKPEIVLKYAEEGIALFPAQPFVYLIKGKTLNYQKKYKDALLSLQNGIDFVIEDAMEADFYKEMAASYKGLGNFIEEKKFLEKSKKIKE; via the coding sequence ATGAAGATTAGAATAGAGAATAAAGAGCATAGAATAAAGAGAGTTTGTAGTAGTAAGAATGCGCTCTTTTCTATGCTCTTTTTTCTTTTCTCTTTTTTTTCTTTTTCACAAGATAGTATACCAATTGCTAAGGATTTAACTGAAGAAAAAGAGTTAGATTTTCAGCAATTTTTTTTTAAAGCTTTGTCAGAAAAATCAATAGGTAATTATCAAAAAGCGATTGAGAATTTAGAAAGCAGTAACCAAATTATTAGTGATAATGTAGCTGTTTACTTTGAGTTTTCTAAAAATTATTTATTACTTAATAAAACTTTATTAGCAAAAGAATATGTAGAAAGGGCTCTTAAAAGTGAACCAAATAATATTTGGATGCTAAAACATTTGGTTAAGATTCATATAAAAGATAAAAACTTTTCTGAAGCTATAGCTATTCAACAAAAAGTTGTTGAGATTGATTTAAATGGACAAGAATTGTTGGTAAAGCTATATTTAAACAATAAAGAAGAAGAGAAAGCGATTACTTTAATGAATAGAATGCAGCAGATCAATGGACTTTCTTCATCTTTTCAAAAATTAAAAAGTAGTCTAGAAAAAAGAAAAAATAATCCGATAGTTGAAGAAAAAACAACTGATGTTGCCTCTGGCTCATTAGAAGATCAATTTAAAGCGAATAAATCCTATACCGTTTTAAAGCAACTATTATTAGCATCTAAAGATAAGCCTGAAATAGTTTTAAAGTATGCAGAGGAAGGAATAGCACTTTTTCCTGCGCAACCTTTTGTGTATTTAATAAAAGGAAAGACATTAAATTATCAGAAAAAGTATAAAGATGCGTTATTGAGTTTACAGAATGGTATCGATTTTGTAATAGAGGATGCGATGGAAGCAGATTTTTACAAAGAAATGGCAGCTTCTTACAAAGGTTTAGGTAATTTTATAGAGGAAAAAAAGTTTCTTGAGAAATCAAAAAAAATAAAAGAGTAA
- a CDS encoding sugar phosphate nucleotidyltransferase — MKIIVPMAGIGSRLRPHTLTVPKPLTVIAGKPIVQRLVEDIASVIDEKIDEIAFVIGTTAKGFPTDTEAQLLEIAAELGAKGSVYVQEEALGTAHAIYCAKESLSGPCVVAYADTLFKADFTLDVNADGAIWVSKVANPSAFGVVKLQDGIITDFIEKPKDFVSDLAIIGIYYFKSGDKLLEEIQYLIDNDLKENNEYQLTNVLESLKQQGAKFIPGRVDAWMDCGKKDPTVDTNHQVLGFEHAAGNNLVAKDVVLENSEIIQPCFIGENVVLKNTKIGPYVSIGANSIVENSTIVNSLIQSNVAISNAELDNAMIGNHAKYNGKYTSVSIGDYTELI, encoded by the coding sequence ATGAAAATTATAGTACCAATGGCCGGAATTGGGTCTCGTTTAAGACCACATACATTAACAGTTCCAAAACCTTTAACAGTAATTGCAGGAAAACCAATTGTACAACGTTTAGTAGAAGATATTGCTTCTGTTATTGATGAAAAAATTGATGAAATTGCATTTGTTATAGGTACTACAGCCAAAGGGTTTCCTACAGATACAGAAGCACAATTGTTAGAAATTGCTGCAGAGTTAGGTGCTAAAGGATCTGTTTATGTGCAAGAAGAAGCTTTAGGTACTGCGCATGCAATTTATTGTGCCAAAGAATCTTTAAGTGGGCCTTGTGTAGTTGCGTATGCAGATACTTTGTTTAAGGCAGATTTTACGTTAGATGTAAATGCAGATGGTGCAATTTGGGTAAGTAAAGTAGCAAACCCAAGTGCTTTTGGTGTTGTAAAATTACAAGATGGTATTATTACTGATTTTATAGAAAAGCCAAAAGATTTTGTTTCTGATTTAGCAATTATTGGAATTTATTATTTTAAAAGTGGCGATAAATTATTAGAAGAAATTCAATATTTAATTGATAACGATTTAAAAGAAAATAATGAATATCAATTAACAAACGTTTTAGAATCTCTAAAACAACAAGGCGCAAAATTTATTCCTGGAAGGGTAGATGCTTGGATGGATTGTGGTAAAAAAGATCCAACTGTAGATACAAACCACCAAGTTTTAGGTTTTGAGCATGCTGCAGGTAATAATTTAGTTGCTAAAGATGTTGTTTTAGAAAATTCAGAAATTATACAACCTTGTTTTATTGGAGAAAACGTAGTGCTTAAAAACACTAAAATTGGTCCTTATGTTTCTATTGGAGCCAATAGTATTGTAGAAAATTCTACTATTGTAAACTCATTGATTCAATCTAATGTGGCAATTTCTAATGCAGAATTAGACAATGCTATGATTGGTAACCATGCAAAATATAATGGTAAATATACTTCTGTAAGTATTGGTGATTATACAGAATTAATATAA
- the dprA gene encoding DNA-processing protein DprA, producing the protein MKEEKLLAVLRLQKCKAVGDILAKKLIVNVGDVEQVFKEKSAILSKINGIGGHALKHLFDAENIELAQQELKYIQDNNISYTYFLDDDYPKNLQHCMDSPILLFKDGNLDFSNQRIISIVGTRNISSYGRDFCNQLIKELAVHNPIIVSGFAYGVDICAHKAAIENNLQTIAVLAHGFEQIYPKVHKKYINQVNENGGFLTEFWSEEAPLRENFLKRNRIVAGISKATIIVESASKGGSLVTADIANSYNKDVFAVPGRTTDIYSKGCNNLIKNNRAHLLTSATDIVKMLNWDVQEKSKTIQKQLFVELNENEQKIHDLLHDKGKQLLDVISLECNIPIYQLSSILLQLELKGVTKPLPGKMFELA; encoded by the coding sequence TTGAAAGAAGAAAAATTATTAGCGGTCTTAAGATTACAAAAATGCAAAGCTGTTGGCGATATTTTGGCCAAAAAGCTCATTGTAAACGTGGGTGATGTAGAGCAGGTGTTTAAAGAAAAGTCAGCAATACTCTCAAAAATTAACGGAATAGGTGGTCACGCTTTAAAACATTTGTTTGATGCAGAAAACATAGAATTAGCGCAGCAAGAGTTAAAATATATTCAAGATAATAATATCTCTTACACTTATTTTTTAGATGATGATTATCCTAAAAACCTACAACATTGTATGGATAGCCCCATATTATTGTTTAAAGATGGAAACTTAGATTTTTCTAATCAAAGAATTATTTCTATTGTAGGTACTAGAAACATAAGTTCTTATGGTAGAGATTTTTGTAATCAATTAATTAAGGAACTAGCGGTTCATAATCCTATTATTGTAAGTGGTTTTGCATACGGAGTAGATATTTGTGCGCATAAAGCGGCAATAGAAAATAATTTACAGACTATTGCTGTTTTGGCACATGGTTTTGAGCAAATTTATCCGAAGGTTCACAAAAAATATATCAATCAAGTAAATGAAAATGGAGGGTTTTTAACTGAATTTTGGAGTGAAGAAGCACCGTTGAGAGAAAATTTTTTAAAACGAAATAGAATTGTTGCAGGTATTTCTAAAGCAACCATTATTGTAGAATCTGCATCAAAAGGAGGTTCATTAGTAACGGCAGATATTGCAAATTCTTATAATAAAGATGTATTTGCGGTACCGGGTAGAACTACCGATATTTACAGTAAAGGTTGTAATAATTTAATTAAAAATAATAGAGCTCATTTGCTAACCTCAGCAACAGATATTGTAAAAATGTTAAATTGGGATGTTCAAGAAAAATCGAAAACAATTCAGAAACAATTGTTTGTAGAACTCAATGAAAACGAGCAAAAAATTCATGATTTATTACACGATAAAGGGAAACAATTATTAGATGTTATTTCTTTAGAATGTAATATTCCTATTTATCAATTATCATCCATTTTATTGCAATTAGAATTAAAAGGAGTTACAAAACCTTTACCCGGAAAGATGTTTGAACTTGCTTAA